The nucleotide sequence tactggaaagttaagtTTCAGTTagctcggttcgagtagatgattttccgtttagacctcgtcttaatccaagttacggtttaggatccatggcctcccgaaagtcactacaccctattaacgttgtgcagaaatttctgacctactcgcacttaaaccgtcaccacggtcaaacgaagacgaatttggttctggaaattggtcagtacctaggggactcatatacggaaccatgaccactggtctcaccccatttcagtttgtaCAGAGGTCGTGGAGACTGAGCGAaatcagcccttgtttcaaaccctagtcttgacttaaaacttactttacactttttgtttaatgatgaatgatgatggtacttaagacctaatttacatacatttaaacctttgggaacgatttactgacttagtaacttttgacttaggttgaggacctttcggaccaaccacttgcttacttttctcgcgtatcgacttttactactttctactgtgagttatagcatccctttttactttaactattttgggaactgagaatatatgcgcattttacgttttacatactaggcacgagtacttaaactttatatatgtgtgggttatacaacggcataaactttccccttagctcggtaacgtttagtcattggtctttgaaccggtgaacgcgaattttagatatggatccatagggtttgacatccccactcgggctagtagcgctagcatttaatgggtgtttaatacttcgtaaacttacgcactcgccaagtgtacttttagggggtgttatttacgttaagttagttaccaagtgcccacggttatacatatacttttcgtactgttttgaaacgctgttgaagcactgaaatctcatggcctgccttacattactgttatacttaaactatagctcaccaacctttgggttgacgtttttaagcatgtttttctcaggtgcttaaggcttgcttgcttccgctgtactagtcatgctttgtagacacccgcaacgcttattagagatgtcaccgcatgaaacgtttattttgcattcaaactatattacttttgaaacgatgtatttgtaacgacctatgagtcacgtactattattgctttctattcgtagaagcatagtttttgttgttaaacatttgacgttggttaaaacgtcacttcattttatgaatgcaaacttattttgaaacaacatatagtatttgacctagtaatgatcctgttgttgatgattcgtacacgatggttttgtacggggcatcacagccgGTCCATCCCACTTATAAATAGATTAGAATGCAGGATACGTTCCAcattcaacacacacacacacacacataatgaCACATCATGTTATATCATTTGCTTCGGTGGCGTAAAACAATCACCTGATTGTTAACTTTGGGGAATCTCCAGCGAACAAAACTAAAACTATAACCACTTAATCTCCAATATCAGTGACTTGTACATCCCCATTTCAATACTAATCGCCGGTTATTATACAAACAATGTCACTCGTTCACCGAGCGGGTCATTCGTCCACCGAGCAGGCCATTTGTGCACCGAGCGAGTCATTAGTTCACCGAGCAGACTATTCGTCTACCTAGCGGGTCATTCGGACACCGAGCGGGCATAAAATGGTTACCTTTCTTCATTAATCATTTTATATAAGAAGAAAAAGGATTACCATAAATGCTGGTTATTATGATTTAATCATGAAGAAGAATATGAATATTTTTAGAGATCGTACAAAAGAGAAAAAATTAATGTGATAATAACTgctattaattaatttatttacctAATTTAGTTAAGTATATTATGTTAGCCTAGTGGGTTATAGAGGGGTGACATGGAATGCCACCTCATATGTACACATCAGTTTGTAGAATTGTTTTTGTATGGTCTTTTGTCAACATAGAATTTctcatatattaaattaaaactaaaatagtGAAAAAAATTATCCTAAAAAAAGTCGTTGCTTttaacaattaatatatatatgaggAATGTAACTTTATATATACACCAATTAAGACTTAGTCCCTATCAAGTATGGGAAGAtgaaatataaacaattatgcatcTATCTTAGAATAAATAAATGATAGAAAAATTCATCCATTTActctaatataataataaaattgtttaattaatttatatgaaAAATGTGTTTTAATTTGATGGAATATGCAATAACTGATAAAATTCACCACACAATTGTAGAATATCATTCGTTGAATATATTGTACACGTACAAGTAAGATTTATTAAATCGCTAACTTGTAGGAGATCTAGATACTAACTATTTTACATAGTTATCTCTAATATTATATTTCTCTATAATACCCTCCCTCAAGCGAGAAGGTGTGGGACCAACACGAAGCTTGCTACGAAAAGACTCAAATAGCCGTTGTGGTAGACTCTTCGTAAATATATCAGCAAGTTGCAATGTAGTTTAGAAAAACTTAGTATAGAGACGTCCAGAAGAAACAAGCTCTCGAATAAAATGATAATCATTATAAATTTGTGGCGGATCTAGGATTGGTAGTCACTGGTTACAACCCCTAAATAATTTCTACTCGATGTcttatttcaatggtgtcactCAAAAAAATATACACTATCCAGTGGTGTAACTAGTAaaaaaccaaattttttttttcactaCATCGCATATTTCAGTGGTATCCCGTGCCACCACTGGGTACTATATAGATCCGCCCACGTTATCAATATGATTGGATCTTTTATTTGAGACGAGATTCGAACTTAAAAAGATGGCACTCACTTTATCACATAAGATCGTCGGACGAGCTGATGGAAGTATATGTTCTTAAAGCAAGTGCGTAATCTAAATAATTTCAGCAGCAGTGTTGGCAAGTGCACGATATTCAGACTCACAACTAGAACGCGACACCGTAGGTTGTTTCTTGGCACTCCAAGAGACAAGATTTCCTCCCAAGAAAATAGAATGCCCATAGGTTGATCGTCTAGTCTCCATACAATGAGCCCAGTCGGCATCACAATATCCAAACCAGGATGGTGTAGACGCATGAAAGAAAGTTAGTCCATAGATAATAGTTCCTTTGACATCATAGAATACGCTTAACTGCCTAAAAGTGATTAAGTGTAGGAGCATGAAAAAACTGACTTAGTTGATAAACAACATAAGACAGATCAAGACGAGTAATGTTAAGATATTTCAGGGCTCCAACAAGTGAATGATACTGTGTATGATCAGTGAAAATAGATCCATGAGACACAAAGAATTCAATCGTAGATAAAGGTGTGCATATAGGCTTATCATCAAGAAGCTTAGCGCGTGTAGGACCATTATGGGCATACTTCATCTGATTAGGAAACAAACCAGAATCAGTATAGGTTACCTCAAGTCCAAGAATATAGCTAAGACGACCAAGATCCATAATAGCAAACTCATCATGTAAGCGAGATATAAATGTCTTAATGTAAGTCGCATACGAGCAAATAAAGTAAGCAAGTTCCACATTTATAAACAAACAAGGATGAATCCACATGACTGTAAGTATATCCAAGTCGAATGAGAAAGGTGATTAATCGTTGGAACTAAGCACGAGGTGCTTGCTTAATTCCATATAAAGCCTTCTTCAACCGACATACATGAGTAGGTTGTCGTGGACCAATAAAACTGGGAGGTTGCTCCATAAAAAAAGTTTCGGTAACATGACCATTAAGGAATCCATTTTTGACAGCTAGCTAATGAAGCGGCCATTTATGAAGAGTGGCAAGTGATGGCACAATACGAACAGTGGAAGATTTCACGAATGGAATAAACGTGCTGGAACCTAAGTGAAATCTTGAGCAACAAGACATTCTTTTAACATGTCAACCGGTGTGCACCATTTGGTTTCAAATCGAATATTGAATCGAATCCAAaccaaaaaaaccaaaccgaattttttAAAAGGTTTTTGTATCGATCGAAACTGAAACTGaattcataatttaaattttggtttggttttcggctttgaaaattttaaattcggTTAACCGAAAACTGAATTAAAAAACCGAATTCCAATTAATAACTTATTAaaacattataattataatatttatatatttatattatatttgatgtactattaaacaataaacatgttatataccaTCTACACTTAAATTAATTCCACAACCGTTATTCCtaatttatatgtaagtttatgttagttggtatttttatttttaatgattTTCGATTTTAACCAaaaccaaaccgaaatcaaattCATTTTTCGGTTCGATTTTGGTTATGGTGATATTTAaatttggttttggttttgattttataagtttcaaaactGAAAAAAAACTAACGGAATAAATCGAAAAAtcaaaaaccgaaccgatgaaaacCCCTAATACTTGGTACGGAATATCCACTTGGGCCCAACATGAAACGACCCTTGAATCGGCCCCACGAGATGCATGAGCCGAGTGCCCATCACAACTTGAGAGACAATCGTCCCTCATAAGCATAAGCAGTGAACTAATTGAGTATCTCCAGGTTTAAACTAAAAACCATGATGGGAGATACTAATTAGTTACAACTCTAAGCTCATAAGCGACGAATACTTTCAATATGTAGCCTATGTGGGATGAGTTGTTACAAACTCTCTCACTTAAATTTTAGACGTCCTCATCAGGCTGAAACATTCTtaatacccatgatccataccccaTGAGATGTACGAGCATCGTGCCCGTCACACCTTGTGAGGATACCTTAGGAGATGAACGAAGTGTCTGTCACACCCCTAGAGACCTATGGCTCTGATACTAGATGAAACAACCCTTGAATTGGTCCCAAGAGATGTACGAGCCGAGTGCCCGTCGTAATTCGAGAGACAATCGCCCCTTATAAGCGTAAGCAGTGAACTAATCGAGTATCTCCATGTTTCAACAAAACACTATAGTGGGAGATACAAGTTAGCCACAACTTTGAGCTTAAAAGGGACCAATATTGTCACGACCCCTGTCTCGATTTCCCAAGACgtggtgtgaactttaacatagtgtcccaggttatagtcaatgtagcagcggaaacataaatattattacatcacggtctctgtttttagttttggtacatcgtggttacaaaatacaagtacatacatagtacaaatacaaatacatcaAAATCTAGCCTATCAACactagatttaacaaaagacatttttaaaacttccacgatgcccgacttgaaagtgatccaaaagctaagtacctgagataaaaacttaaaaacgtcaatataaatattggtgagttcataggtttagttacaatgcataagttaatggacatcaagatttcatgtataaaacagttaaaagttattctagttcatgagccttcgatatcgaacgttaacgtaaaagtacccgaaaaaagcgtcacttaaggtctaagtgcatatggttgaaggttatgcatccgatagcctagtaggcctatcctgatgtgaggagtcatcctcaaatagatctattcataatattcacgtttaccaaaccggtaattaacgaaatcaaaatcgggctttctaaattgacctttgttactcaacatagaatatagttgcaagtacttgattccaatatgtaaaacaatAAACAAGTATTATCGCATCCCAAAAGTATAAAAGATTGATTAAAAATAGGACTACGAACTCACAAGGAATGTGGTGTGAAGCGTTCACGGTAATTGGTCAGGTTGTGTTCTGTGTtccgggcttgagacctaatgaaatTTTGTAAGGTCAGAGGTcataatatctaatatagtacttaGATTAGGTTTAAGATCAATCCCTTAAGTAATCTAACATTTCCAATTCGGTTCTCAGTTTCAAAAGTTACTAGTTTATAGTTTTAAGAGTAGACTGTTTTTGACTAGTTTTATCATGACATAAGTGTAGGTGTTTCTATTGATCTAGAAATCCATGTTAAGTGAATTTACTATCTTTGGAAAGCTGTTTGAGTCAAATTTCTAAAAATATAAGGTTAGCCTCTAAACTCAGAACATAAGTTGGTCAAAAGTTCATTTCTTTACAAGTGTGCAAAACAGTTCAGTTTTACACTATAAGATCTTTTGCAAGTTTATAAATAGCAAAATTATTTATTTGACTCAAGAATTTTACAGAAGTCTTTGCACATATAAAAGTACTTATTCTCAAAAGGAATAGTCTCCAGGTCTTAATTAACCTTGTCTTTGGAGATAAGGTTTTAGACCAATTTCCGACTTCAATAAAATCTTGTGTCAACTAGATAGGACTATATCTCAATGATTTCGTAATGGATTTTGGTGATTTTGATGTCCATGGTTTCCTTATTAAGTATAATTTTTACATCAGAAGACTTATGTTCAAGATCTATTTTATATGTTGAGTTATACATGAATCTTTGACACTTGGTCAGATTGCTGTGAATCTGAACTAGCTTCaccaaataaaatttaaaaattactttttctttgagataaatcatgaaatctttactagaagtctcaaacacatatatgaccatcatataaattcatgagttccagagagcaaccataggttggtgtttaggtcatagacttcaagtagaaatttggACAGCTCAAATACAAAACAGTTTTACATAGTTTAACCACTTTGGTTCTTACTTTAACTTCATTTTAAGACATTGGaaatatagagatcttaattttaatGATCTAGCATCAAGATCATGGTTAGCAATATAGTTATCATTGAGTGATTTAACACTCTAGATCAAGCTTTTACACCATGAAAGGTCTTGATTGTGATTAGAAATGATGAATAGATTTAGTTTAGCTAGTTATACCATGATGATATGTACTCCTAATGCTTAAAGAAAATGATCAAAGGATGATTTATGATCTGTATTTTGAGAGTAGAGATGTGTGAGAGAGTAGGGAGAATGAAGAAATGAGAGAATGAGAGGTAGAAGAGAGTTTATATagagatggtggtggtgatggtgttggGACGTGGCAAGGGGAGAAGCAAAGAGGAGGTGACTCACCACTTGATCATTAATGTAACTTATGATGATGTTTTGCATGGTGGTTATCTTATGGAGGAAGTATTAGGGAAGGCAATTTGATGatgtacatgatgatgatgatgaaaaacgatgatgatgatgatgatgatgatgatgatgatggtgtgattGTTCTAGTCAATTTTTGGTTTTGCAAGAGTACATGTACTTGTGTAGTCTTTTAATGTGTAAATTCTAAGATGTTTACTTGTATGCTTAGGGTTTAGGAATTAATCTAAGGTTAGGTTCTAATCAAGATAGGTTAAGGTTGGTTAAATGAAAGAAATGGCTAAGTACAAAGTAATCAAGACTAGTTGTGAAAATGATGAAGTGTAGGAATATTTTTATCTTTTGATCAAATGTTCAAATGAAAATGTTTCAAGTCTTTAATCTAAATACTTGTTAATAAGTTTGTTTATTAGgttaatatatataaagatataatttACAATTATTGGGTTTATGGTAATGAACTAGGGTTCATAGTAGTAAACTAGGGTTTTAGGACTTTATGCAAAATGTGTGAAGTAACACCTAATCAAGTAAAACCTAAAATGCATCCTTAGGGCTATATAAACCCTAAAATAAACCAAGACATAGATTAATAAATTTACTCGTCATGTGGAAAATTGTAACttaaagaagtcaaactagacAACTTAAGTCGAAAAGCTAGAGTTGTGACAAATATGTTCTTTTTCTATCCGATGTGGGATGGGGTGTTACACAACCATATTTGAGTGTGGAGGTCGTGGAACTACATCCCATGTATGATTTCTATAAAATGCATTAATTTCCTCGTGCATAGCCGAGAACTAGGCTGGATCCTAGAGAGcgattttaaaacctttaggttcagTATGGGAAAGAAGTGCATGATGCAAAGCTGAATAACCAACTTCGGCTAGATCAACAACATGTCGATGTTTAAAAATTTATGCCTTTAAATGTGTAACTATCGGATGAGTATCAGGAACATTAGGCGAAGCATCAGGAGAAACTTGAATATTTGTAGGAGGCTCATTCACAGTGGAAACAGTGGGCTCATTATCCATAGTACTGCTAAGGCTCATCTTCTGGACAAATCACACATGGAACATGTGCATATTGAGATAGAGAAGTACGATAGGTGTAGAGAGCGACGAAGAATATGATTCCACCGTTGAAGATGCTACAATGGGTGATTGCAAGTCTTTATAATTTAAGAATGCTATGGTTGTAACATCGGAAAGAGGTAGAGTCTCTAAAAACGAAAACATGGTATCATCAAATTAAGCATGTTGAGTAATGTATATGCACCCATTCGCTTGATCAAGACATCGATAACCTTTATATTGGGTGCTATATCCCAAAAAAATACATGAAATACAGCATGGTGCCATCTTATGAGGTGAATAATCACGAATGTACGGAAATACCCAACATCCAAAGGTTCAGAAGTTATTATAAGTTGGAGTAGTATAAAATTGGAGCTCATACAAACTCTTTGATTGCAACATAAGAGAAAGTAGACGATTAATAATATAAGTAGTTGTGACAAAAACATGAGATTATCTCTTTTCATGAATATCAAAAGCTAAACGCTTACTTTTAGACAATTGACAAGAGAACATAAACGAGGTGTCAGTAAAAGTGATGTAACAGACAACCGTCCTAACTTATTTAATAAAGAAATAACATCAGAATTAACATGCCCTAGACGACTATGCCAAATCTTGTATGATCCACATAAACTGCTAGTATGTAAATGTGAAATAAATGCCTTTTGTGCTCGCTCAGGAACGTACATATCGTGATGTCTTCTACCCGTGGCTAGGACTGCTTTTGTGTGCTTGTTCTGAATAAGAAATGAATAGTTTGACAACAAGATGTCTACATGATTATCATTAGTGAGTTTAGTCGCTGTAAGTATATTCTCTGTAATAAAAGGAACAACAAGTACATCAAGTAATTTTATATCATTATTAAGAGTGGTAAAACCATGATGAATGATGTCAAGATTCGTGCCATCACCAATAGTAACATTAGAATTACCTGAATATGATGAATGAAAATCCAAAGTAGAAGAAGAGGGTGTCATATGAGCTATAGCACCTGAGTCAACATACCAGTCAAGAGTTTGATTAGTAACGTGGCAACTAGAGTAAAAGGCATGTGCTAAATTCACATCAAGGGCAGGAATACGAGTTGCATAAGTTTGCAAGTCAAAGCACGAAGACACATAATAGCCATTTGTTTGACGTAATTGACAATAAGGTAGACGGCAACCATGACCATGACCACCAGAGTAAGACTCGCGAGAATAGTTGTTGCCACGACCTCTGCCACGATAAATATTTGAGCGATATGAATCAGATGGAGACAATTGAGCAACAAAAGCAGCAGGAGGTGGCACACTCGATTGAAGAGATTTAAGAAATAGTTCATGACTTTCGGCTTGTGAATACAAATTTCTCAATGTGGGTGATTGATGTTGTgcatatacatcttttaccctctaaatttatatatgattcaaacactacaaataagcacacacaactaacgagcacttagaacccgattattatagcactttaatgtaagtattcttatcaagttcgtcccaaaaGAGTGGTGTAAGTCGAA is from Rutidosis leptorrhynchoides isolate AG116_Rl617_1_P2 chromosome 10, CSIRO_AGI_Rlap_v1, whole genome shotgun sequence and encodes:
- the LOC139870429 gene encoding uncharacterized mitochondrial protein AtMg00810-like, which translates into the protein MWIHPCLFINVELAYFICSYATYIKTFISRLHDEFAIMDLGRLSYILGLEVTYTDSGLFPNQMKYAHNGPTRAKLLDDKPICTPLSTIEFFVSHGSIFTDHTQQLSVFYDVKGTIIYGLTFFHASTPSWFGYCDADWAHCMETRRSTYGHSIFLGGNLVSWSAKKQPTVSRSSCESEYRALANTAAEII